A stretch of Phoenix dactylifera cultivar Barhee BC4 chromosome 16, palm_55x_up_171113_PBpolish2nd_filt_p, whole genome shotgun sequence DNA encodes these proteins:
- the LOC103696601 gene encoding chitinase 2-like encodes MPHAPMAPWNNPSFLFLLALLSLMSSASQSSRLFREYIGAESNCLSFLDVPIHPSVDFHFILSFAVDYTTSKHPTPTNGDFNIFWDDDNLTPSHVTSIKQSHGNVKVAFSLGGDSLGPGYVYFHPFSIDSWVANAVTSLSRIIKRYNLDGIDIDYEHFMADPDTFAECIGRLLTTLKNNRVISFASIAPFEDDEVQRHYLALWRKYGSVIDYVNFQFYAYDASTTVSQFLGYFEMQRSNYNGGKILVSCTTDRSSSGGLSPEHGFFNASRMLKMQGKLDGIFIWSADDSKSNGFLYEKQSQDLLASDRLY; translated from the coding sequence ATGCCTCATGCTCCAATGGCTCCCTGGAACAacccctcctttcttttcctcctcgcACTTCTCTCACTAATGTCTTCTGCATCACAAAGCTCCAGGCTCTTTAGAGAGTATATTGGAGCAGAGTCTAATTGTCTCAGCTTCCTGGATGTCCCCATACATCCAAGCGTCGATTTCCACTTCATTCTCTCCTTTGCAGTAGACTACACCACATCCAAGCACCCGACTCCCACCAATGGAGACTTCAACATCTTCTGGGACGATGACAACCTCACCCCCTCACACGTTACCTCCATTAAGCAAAGCCACGGCAATGTGAAGGTTGCTTTTAGCCTCGGAGGCGATAGCTTAGGCCCTGGCTATGTATACTTCCATCCTTTCTCCATTGATTCATGGGTTGCCAATGCCGTCACCTCGCTGTCAAGAATCATAAAACGATACAACTTGGATGGCATCGATATCGACTACGAGCACTTCATGGCCGACCCTGATACCTTTGCTGAGTGCATCGGACGGCTGCTGACAACACTGAAGAACAACCGGGTGATATCGTTTGCATCGATAGCTCCTTTCGAGGATGATGAGGTGCAGCGGCATTATTTAGCTCTGTGGAGGAAGTATGGAAGTGTAATCGACTACGTCAACTTCCAGTTCTATGCATATGATGCGAGCACGACCGTGTCTCAGTTTCTTGGATACTTTGAGATGCAGAGGTCCAACTACAATGGAGGGAAGATATTGGTGAGTTGCACCACCGATAGGAGCAGCAGTGGAGGACTGTCGCCAGAACATGGGTTCTTCAATGCATCAAGAATGCTCAAGATGCAAGGAAAACTGGATGGTATCTTTATTTGGTCTGCAGATGACTCCAAGAGCAATGGTTTTCTCTATGAGAAGCAATCACAGGATTTGCTGGCAAGTGATCGTTTGTATTAG